A single Mesomycoplasma ovipneumoniae DNA region contains:
- a CDS encoding CTP synthase yields MPKYIFVSGGVLSGIGKGVSVASVANLLKNCGYSVYILKLDPYLNVDPGVLSPYEHGEVFVTADGGETDLDLGHYERFVGQNFSKDSNHTSGKILLSIIKKERKGFYQGKTVQIIPHVIDEIISRIKSVGNKYQSDFILVEIGGTVGDMESNPFFFAASQMAAESNFKNVFFIHTTYIPFLNASNEFKTKPAQFSIAELNSRGIRANAIFLRLEHDQIDDHVAKKVAKSAFLPLENVIVIPNLKNIYQLPLLLEKSNLLNAIFSHFELEHRQPKLDKWRDFTNLLLKKWDKTIKIGALGKYTQFLDAYKSILEALKITAAYQKINLELEFINTADLNFSTSQLEKFDGIIILPGFGFRGFENKVESAIFTYQNNIPTFGICLGMQAMTVAIARLNGIKNAHSAEFLAEKPNQTSVLDYNKIDGSKLQIGGTLRLGEYKVVFAQNSRIAQIYGTSFAYERHRHRFEVVQKYVNQLENSDFSFTGRDSVSNLIEVCESKSHIFYIGVQYHPEFVTRPLESHPLFNSFFETIIKNKY; encoded by the coding sequence ATGCCAAAATATATTTTTGTCAGCGGTGGAGTTTTATCCGGGATTGGTAAAGGTGTTTCAGTTGCTTCGGTTGCTAATTTATTAAAAAATTGCGGCTATTCGGTTTATATTTTGAAACTGGATCCATATTTAAATGTTGATCCAGGGGTTTTATCACCTTATGAACATGGTGAAGTTTTTGTAACCGCCGATGGTGGTGAAACTGATTTAGATTTAGGTCATTACGAGCGATTTGTTGGTCAAAATTTTTCAAAAGATTCAAATCACACAAGTGGTAAAATTTTACTTTCAATTATTAAGAAAGAAAGAAAAGGTTTTTATCAAGGAAAAACTGTCCAAATAATTCCGCATGTAATTGATGAAATTATTTCGCGAATCAAAAGTGTTGGTAATAAATACCAAAGTGATTTTATTTTAGTTGAAATTGGTGGGACTGTTGGTGATATGGAATCAAATCCGTTTTTCTTTGCAGCTTCACAGATGGCCGCTGAGTCAAATTTTAAAAATGTGTTTTTTATTCACACAACCTACATTCCTTTTTTGAATGCTTCTAATGAATTTAAAACTAAACCGGCTCAGTTTTCTATAGCTGAATTAAATTCGCGCGGAATTCGTGCAAATGCGATTTTTTTGCGTCTTGAACATGATCAAATTGATGATCATGTTGCAAAAAAAGTTGCAAAAAGTGCCTTTTTGCCATTAGAAAATGTTATTGTAATTCCGAATCTTAAAAATATCTACCAACTTCCGTTGTTATTAGAAAAAAGTAACCTATTAAATGCTATTTTTTCACATTTTGAATTAGAACATAGACAACCTAAATTAGACAAATGGCGAGATTTTACTAATTTATTATTAAAAAAATGAGATAAAACAATAAAAATAGGTGCACTTGGAAAATACACACAATTTTTAGATGCTTATAAGTCAATTTTAGAAGCGCTAAAAATAACAGCCGCCTACCAAAAAATAAATTTAGAATTAGAATTTATTAATACCGCTGATCTAAACTTTTCAACTAGTCAGTTAGAAAAATTTGATGGAATAATAATTTTACCAGGTTTTGGTTTTCGTGGATTTGAAAATAAAGTAGAATCTGCTATTTTTACTTATCAAAATAATATTCCAACATTTGGAATTTGCCTTGGAATGCAAGCAATGACAGTTGCAATTGCGCGACTAAATGGGATTAAAAACGCACATTCAGCTGAATTTTTAGCAGAAAAACCTAACCAAACAAGTGTTCTTGATTATAATAAAATTGATGGTTCTAAACTTCAAATTGGTGGAACTCTCAGACTTGGTGAGTATAAGGTTGTTTTTGCGCAAAATTCCAGAATTGCCCAAATTTATGGAACTTCTTTTGCATATGAAAGACACCGTCATCGATTTGAAGTTGTTCAAAAATATGTTAACCAACTTGAGAATTCTGACTTTAGTTTTACTGGCCGAGATTCAGTTTCTAATTTAATTGAAGTTTGTGAATCTAAATCTCATATTTTTTATATTGGTGTCCAATATCATCCTGAATTTGTAACAAGACCGCTAGAATCTCACCCGCTTTTTAATAGCTTCTTTGAAACAATTATTAAAAATAAGTACTAA